The DNA sequence AGTGAACGGTCTACCGAGCAGGCGTTCCGCCAAGGCCAGATCGCCATCGGCCAGCACCTGACGCAGCCGCGTGCTGCTGACGCGCTCGGCCTCCACCTCGATGGTGGTGGCAGCTTCGACACTGAAACCCTCGGCAGCGCCCGCTTTCAAGAGAAAATTGAAATCGCCGGCACGATCACAGCCGAAGCGGAAGTCATCGCCGACCTCAAGATGCTGGACGCCAAGCCCTTCGACCAGCGTCGCGTGGACGAACTCGGCGGCGCTCATCTCGCGCAAACGCCGATTGAAGGCCAGGCACAGCACTCGATCGATGCCCTGTTCAGCCAGTAGCTGCAACTTTTCTCGTAGCCGAGTCAGGCGCGCTGGCGCCTTGTCCGGCGAGAAAAATTCGCGCGGCTGGGGTTCGAAAATCACCACACAACTGGGCAGGCCGAACTCGGCGGCACGCTCTCGCAGGCGGGCCAGAATGGCCTGATGCCCACGGTGAACGCCGTCGAAATTGCCAATGGTGGCGACACAGCCCCGATGCCGGGGCCGCAGGTTATGAAGACCTCGAACCAGCTGCATACCGCACTTCTTGCTTGAAAAGTCGTCGATTATACGCATGAGCCGCCGGTCGCGGA is a window from the Pseudomonas sp. MTM4 genome containing:
- the ribF gene encoding bifunctional riboflavin kinase/FAD synthetase, producing the protein MQLVRGLHNLRPRHRGCVATIGNFDGVHRGHQAILARLRERAAEFGLPSCVVIFEPQPREFFSPDKAPARLTRLREKLQLLAEQGIDRVLCLAFNRRLREMSAAEFVHATLVEGLGVQHLEVGDDFRFGCDRAGDFNFLLKAGAAEGFSVEAATTIEVEAERVSSTRLRQVLADGDLALAERLLGRPFTLAGRVMHGQALGRQLGAPTANIQLKRKSTPLSGVFVVSTEVDGVLQPAVANIGMRPSVESDGKPHLEVHLLSYQGDLYGRLLSVTFHRKLRDEQRFASLEALKTAIEGDIAAAREYWRASPFTTSQD